A genomic segment from Clostridia bacterium encodes:
- a CDS encoding MerR family transcriptional regulator — MYTIGQVSEMFCLPISTLRYYDKEGLFPGMERQSGIRKFGERELEALRIIECLKLSGLEIKDIKQFMGWCVEGASTYPDRKALFEGRKQTVEAEMVRLQKTLDMLKFKCWYYETAIRDGNEDRLNAMLPDKLPPDIQKLYDNAHS, encoded by the coding sequence ATGTATACGATCGGTCAAGTATCCGAAATGTTCTGTCTGCCCATTTCTACGCTGCGCTACTATGACAAAGAAGGGCTGTTTCCCGGGATGGAGCGTCAATCCGGAATCCGAAAATTCGGCGAAAGGGAATTGGAAGCGCTTCGGATCATCGAATGCCTGAAATTGTCCGGGCTTGAAATCAAGGACATCAAGCAATTTATGGGTTGGTGCGTCGAAGGCGCTTCGACCTATCCCGACCGCAAAGCCTTGTTTGAGGGGAGAAAGCAAACCGTAGAGGCGGAGATGGTGCGGCTTCAAAAAACGCTCGATATGCTGAAATTCAAATGCTGGTACTATGAGACCGCTATCCGTGACGGGAATGAAGATCGATTGAACGCAATGCTTCCGGATAAATTGCCGCCGGATATTCAAAAACTGTACGATAACGCGCATTCTTGA
- a CDS encoding alpha/beta hydrolase has protein sequence MIKTEKLNLGTEWDKTYPRDERVNHTKITFVNRYGIPLAADMFLPKNASGKLPAIAVSGPFGAVKEQVSGRYAQEMAARGFITIAFDPSFTGESGGEPRFMASPDINTEDFQAAVDHLSVQDTVDPERIGIIGICGWGGIALNAAAIDTRIKATVTSTMYDMARINANEYYDSENSEEARHAKKKALNAQRTEDYANGAYKLAGGLPTPEQLAEDAPQFLKDYVAYYKTPLGYHKRSVGGNGGWNVTGCISFINQPILRYSNEIRSAVLMIHGEKAHSLYFSKDAFTAMTEGNKYADNKELMIIPNAVHTDLYYKTDVIPFDKIELFFKTYLK, from the coding sequence ATGATAAAGACAGAAAAATTAAATCTCGGAACCGAGTGGGATAAGACCTATCCGCGAGACGAAAGAGTAAATCATACCAAAATTACGTTTGTAAATCGCTACGGAATCCCATTGGCGGCAGATATGTTCCTACCGAAAAACGCAAGCGGGAAATTGCCCGCCATCGCCGTGTCGGGTCCGTTCGGCGCGGTAAAGGAACAAGTTTCCGGCAGATATGCGCAGGAAATGGCGGCAAGAGGATTTATAACGATCGCTTTCGATCCTTCTTTCACGGGAGAAAGCGGCGGAGAGCCGAGGTTTATGGCTTCGCCCGACATCAACACGGAAGACTTTCAAGCGGCGGTCGATCACCTTTCCGTTCAGGACACGGTCGACCCCGAACGCATCGGCATTATCGGCATCTGCGGTTGGGGCGGCATAGCGCTCAACGCAGCGGCGATAGACACGCGTATCAAAGCGACCGTCACTTCCACGATGTACGATATGGCACGCATAAACGCGAACGAGTACTACGACAGCGAAAACAGCGAGGAAGCCCGTCATGCGAAAAAGAAAGCGCTCAACGCGCAGCGCACCGAGGATTACGCAAACGGCGCGTATAAACTTGCCGGAGGGCTCCCTACCCCCGAACAGCTCGCGGAGGATGCGCCTCAATTCTTAAAAGATTACGTCGCGTATTATAAAACGCCGCTCGGCTATCACAAACGTTCCGTCGGCGGCAACGGCGGGTGGAACGTTACGGGCTGTATCAGCTTTATCAATCAACCGATTTTGAGATATTCAAACGAAATCAGAAGCGCGGTATTGATGATCCACGGAGAAAAGGCGCACAGCCTTTATTTCAGCAAGGACGCATTTACCGCGATGACCGAAGGGAACAAATACGCAGACAACAAAGAACTGATGATCATTCCCAACGCGGTACATACCGACCTTTATTACAAAACGGACGTGATCCCTTTTGATAAGATCGAATTATTTTTCAAAACGTATTTGAAGTAG
- a CDS encoding CGGC domain-containing protein: MKLGIIRCMQTEDYCPGTTDFKMIKERKGVFEGINEDIELVGFCNCGGCPAKKSVLRARKLVERGADTIAFASCIQKGTPIGYPCPFAKKMKEIIEKDLGDKVRLLDYTH, encoded by the coding sequence ATGAAACTTGGAATTATAAGGTGTATGCAGACAGAGGATTACTGTCCCGGAACGACAGATTTTAAGATGATCAAAGAACGCAAAGGTGTCTTTGAAGGAATAAATGAGGATATAGAGCTTGTCGGCTTCTGCAATTGTGGAGGATGCCCTGCTAAGAAATCGGTGCTTAGGGCGAGAAAATTAGTGGAACGAGGTGCCGATACGATTGCATTTGCCTCATGTATTCAAAAGGGAACTCCCATCGGATATCCATGTCCATTTGCAAAAAAGATGAAAGAAATCATCGAAAAGGATCTTGGAGATAAGGTCCGATTGCTGGACTATACCCACTGA